The following coding sequences are from one Desulfovermiculus halophilus DSM 18834 window:
- a CDS encoding HAD family hydrolase produces the protein MSTTSLALFDFDGTLTFKDSLSDFIAYAVGRPRMLTGACLLSPVLAAYAIKLLDNGRAKQKVLTHFFAGWRTEELRALGSAYALERLPRILRPQGLERINWHQRQGHEVVVVSASPDIWLRAWTTSMQIDLIGTVLEEKDGRITGRYHGRNCHGKEKARRIGQKYYPAGYSNVYAYGDTPGDRPMLALADQAFYKPFRA, from the coding sequence ATGTCCACCACATCCCTGGCCCTATTCGACTTTGACGGCACCCTGACCTTCAAAGACTCCTTGTCTGATTTTATTGCCTACGCCGTGGGCAGGCCCAGGATGCTGACCGGGGCTTGCCTTCTCTCTCCCGTTCTCGCCGCCTATGCCATCAAGCTTTTGGACAACGGACGAGCCAAACAAAAGGTCCTGACCCATTTTTTCGCCGGCTGGCGGACGGAAGAACTCCGGGCATTGGGATCGGCTTACGCCCTGGAACGGCTGCCCCGCATCCTGCGGCCCCAGGGTCTCGAGCGCATTAACTGGCACCAGCGGCAGGGCCATGAGGTGGTCGTGGTCAGCGCCTCGCCGGACATCTGGCTCCGGGCCTGGACGACAAGCATGCAGATCGATCTGATCGGCACTGTTTTGGAGGAAAAAGACGGACGGATCACGGGAAGATATCACGGCCGAAACTGCCACGGAAAAGAAAAAGCCCGCCGGATAGGACAGAAATATTATCCGGCGGGCTACAGCAACGTCTACGCCTATGGTGATACGCCAGGGGACAGGCCCATGCTGGCCCTGGCGGATCAGGCATTCTACAAGCCGTTTAGAGCGTGA
- a CDS encoding type II toxin-antitoxin system VapC family toxin encodes MSGIEFVLDTNFILGLLQQNDRVMEIVANRNILAGSCAVSAITRMELLGFPGITVYEEQLIRERLAELRYAPLTREIENIVITIRRIRKIKLPDAIIAGTAYFHNAELLTLDRQLSSVASNLKQFLD; translated from the coding sequence ATGAGTGGAATTGAGTTTGTCCTGGACACAAACTTCATCCTGGGACTTCTTCAACAGAATGACCGGGTAATGGAAATTGTCGCTAACCGGAATATCCTGGCGGGGTCCTGTGCAGTGAGCGCTATAACCCGCATGGAGCTTCTCGGTTTTCCAGGCATCACTGTGTACGAGGAGCAGCTCATACGAGAGCGCTTGGCAGAACTTCGATATGCTCCACTGACAAGGGAGATAGAAAATATCGTGATCACAATACGCCGCATTCGGAAAATCAAACTTCCTGATGCAATCATTGCTGGTACAGCCTATTTTCACAACGCTGAACTTCTGACACTTGATCGTCAACTTTCTTCGGTCGCATCAAATTTGAAACAATTTCTTGATTGA
- a CDS encoding sigma 54-interacting transcriptional regulator — protein sequence MSSQIAIADTHQTLAHVSSFFVDEEINGVVIVDGKGVPCGIISKSCIIHAVAQSQESTKTVDAFMSVSFATVKPTNWVENIDFGQNKYVVVWDGRDVLGMITRPGIERIYNRSAHGCFVEFGQFIDHINNPIVLTDRNGWVRLCNNQFSSILEKDKEGVINSRLSDLMPVLEKIKGPGEKDTEQKLSIGRTSYLVSWVNLTQEEKKIGMLGFFYNLTKEEAINERLKQTKLLSLQLDAIIESSFDGIFVTDGEGKVLRVNRAYERITGIKAKEVVGRTMQSLVKDGFYNESVTMKVLESRREVTIIQQVSKMNKTIVVTGNPVFDDTQNIRLVVTNARDVTELSSLQNKLQHMESLTSGFDDQQRNMRIDKELDDKFILASKAMQDMKQLAKRLAKVESTLLIQGESGVGKGVFAQMVHAFSEVNDKPFMQISCAAIPEQLLESELFGYSEGAFTGASRGGKKGLFELADGGYIFLDEIGEMPIALQAKLLRVIQELEFYRVGDPATPIRVNVRIITATNRDLEEMVAQKTFRKDLFYRLNVVPIFIPPLRERRDGIMTKIQAFMKKCNTKYGWSKQIDHDVMRALVNYEWPGNVRELENTIERMAVMSEGDIIKYQDLPPSIQKSEGFNNSINKSLKSIVCEVEKSAIQDALNTYKSTRKAANSLGINQSTIVRKAKMYGLVSRGGFDA from the coding sequence TGGCCCATGTGTCCTCGTTCTTTGTAGATGAGGAGATCAACGGAGTTGTTATAGTTGACGGTAAAGGCGTACCCTGCGGGATCATAAGCAAGTCATGCATCATTCATGCGGTAGCCCAGAGCCAAGAGAGTACCAAAACGGTTGATGCATTTATGAGCGTATCTTTTGCCACTGTAAAACCTACCAATTGGGTAGAAAATATAGACTTTGGTCAGAACAAGTACGTTGTAGTCTGGGACGGGCGCGATGTTTTGGGAATGATAACCAGGCCGGGTATAGAGAGGATTTATAATCGATCTGCTCACGGATGTTTTGTTGAGTTCGGACAATTTATAGATCATATAAACAATCCGATTGTCCTGACAGACAGGAATGGCTGGGTGCGTCTCTGCAACAACCAGTTCTCCTCAATTCTTGAAAAGGATAAAGAAGGGGTTATAAATTCTAGACTGTCTGATCTGATGCCGGTTTTGGAAAAAATAAAAGGTCCAGGGGAAAAAGATACTGAACAAAAGCTGAGTATTGGGCGCACTTCTTATCTAGTCTCTTGGGTCAATCTCACTCAAGAGGAAAAAAAAATTGGTATGCTAGGTTTCTTCTACAATCTTACTAAAGAAGAGGCAATAAACGAGAGGTTGAAACAAACAAAACTCCTTTCATTACAACTTGATGCGATTATCGAGTCTTCTTTCGATGGGATCTTTGTTACTGATGGAGAAGGGAAAGTTCTGCGTGTTAATCGCGCATATGAAAGGATTACTGGAATTAAGGCAAAAGAGGTCGTTGGCAGGACCATGCAGTCACTGGTCAAAGATGGATTTTACAATGAATCTGTCACAATGAAAGTTCTTGAATCCCGGCGTGAGGTGACCATTATTCAGCAGGTCTCCAAAATGAACAAAACGATTGTGGTTACAGGAAATCCAGTTTTTGATGATACACAGAATATTCGCCTGGTGGTCACAAATGCACGTGATGTGACTGAGTTAAGTTCCCTGCAGAACAAGCTGCAGCACATGGAATCACTGACTTCAGGTTTTGATGACCAACAGCGGAATATGAGGATAGATAAAGAGCTTGATGACAAGTTTATTCTTGCTTCCAAAGCCATGCAGGACATGAAGCAGTTGGCAAAAAGACTGGCCAAGGTTGAGTCGACACTTCTCATTCAGGGAGAATCAGGGGTTGGTAAGGGCGTATTTGCCCAAATGGTGCATGCCTTCAGCGAAGTTAATGACAAGCCGTTTATGCAGATAAGCTGTGCGGCGATACCTGAACAACTCCTGGAGTCCGAGCTGTTTGGCTACTCTGAAGGTGCATTCACCGGTGCAAGTCGGGGAGGCAAGAAAGGCCTGTTTGAGCTGGCGGACGGAGGATATATTTTTCTTGATGAAATCGGGGAAATGCCTATAGCTCTTCAAGCAAAGTTGTTGCGCGTTATTCAAGAGTTGGAGTTTTATCGCGTTGGTGACCCTGCGACGCCAATCAGAGTCAATGTGCGGATCATTACTGCGACTAACAGAGATTTGGAGGAAATGGTTGCTCAAAAAACCTTCCGAAAGGATCTTTTTTATAGACTTAATGTAGTTCCTATATTTATTCCTCCACTTCGGGAAAGAAGGGATGGAATTATGACGAAAATACAAGCCTTTATGAAAAAGTGCAATACAAAATATGGATGGAGTAAGCAGATCGATCATGATGTAATGCGAGCTTTGGTAAATTATGAATGGCCGGGAAATGTTCGAGAGCTCGAAAATACAATTGAAAGGATGGCTGTGATGAGTGAAGGTGATATTATAAAATATCAAGACCTCCCTCCCAGTATTCAAAAATCCGAAGGATTTAACAATTCTATAAATAAGAGTCTTAAGTCAATAGTCTGTGAGGTAGAGAAGTCCGCCATTCAGGATGCCTTGAATACATATAAATCCACACGAAAAGCAGCAAATTCCCTGGGTATTAACCAGTCCACAATAGTCCGAAAGGCAAAAATGTACGGGTTGGTCAGTCGTGGAGGTTTTGATGCATAG
- a CDS encoding NERD domain-containing protein yields the protein MAYIEGYPGRYDAVRTKRHLWLILIACATLVGLAAWSACDQPQGDQGIGWAVLGVIFLLMTVVSLKLNAKGWKRFLAPARYARDLAGDTEVADHLAELDDAHFVMHDFTFEFFHVHHLVVSPLGIFVVARLPSEAELSVHNNVLFAGRESLEDLAGRMWRICHLVNIIVHKGFQLQIMPQPILVCAAGRTPEIGTFDGIRILPLDALNREICSAKQETMRPEETASIAGYIARRYVQTK from the coding sequence ATGGCTTATATCGAAGGGTATCCCGGGCGGTACGATGCGGTGCGCACCAAGCGCCATCTCTGGCTCATTCTCATTGCCTGCGCCACACTGGTTGGACTTGCTGCATGGTCTGCTTGTGATCAGCCGCAAGGGGATCAGGGGATAGGCTGGGCTGTCCTTGGTGTGATATTCCTGTTGATGACGGTGGTTTCACTCAAGCTCAATGCAAAGGGCTGGAAAAGATTCCTGGCACCTGCCCGGTATGCGCGGGATTTGGCAGGAGATACAGAGGTTGCCGATCATCTGGCCGAGCTGGATGATGCCCATTTCGTCATGCACGATTTTACCTTTGAATTTTTTCACGTCCATCATTTGGTTGTTTCGCCGCTGGGAATATTTGTTGTTGCCCGCCTTCCCTCGGAAGCAGAGCTGTCCGTGCACAACAACGTCCTCTTCGCCGGAAGGGAATCGCTGGAAGATTTAGCCGGCCGGATGTGGCGGATCTGCCACCTGGTCAACATCATAGTCCACAAAGGATTTCAACTGCAGATAATGCCTCAGCCTATCCTGGTGTGCGCAGCAGGGAGGACCCCTGAGATCGGCACTTTTGACGGGATTCGAATTCTGCCCCTGGATGCATTGAACCGGGAAATATGCTCGGCAAAGCAAGAAACCATGCGGCCTGAAGAGACGGCGAGTATTGCCGGCTACATCGCCCGTCGTTATGTTCAAACCAAATAA
- a CDS encoding aldehyde ferredoxin oxidoreductase family protein, with amino-acid sequence MFGLYHSYLNIDVGAQAADRKTYSQEQARSFLGGKGLGTELLLKQNPPQVDPLTPDNRLIFACGPLSGTRIWGSARYGVFTKSPQTGMYSESYSGGTVAEYMVKTGYDAFVFHGRSESLCWIEVSDTGVHFHPADELAGKDTFATEDWIKDWIQNNRQDADGCGVVVIGPAGENLVSCAVIENDYWRSAGRTGVGAVMGSKNVKAIAFHGRTKKEVADPRAVQEAVKKMTAASKGNPGVKAYKNFGTPMMVDMLNEAKAFPSRYWSQGVSQHWEHINAAAHQEKCEVRASACPKCLMACGKVSTVKEGRHKGLKLEGPEYETIYAFGGLCEVSSIEEIIYLNDLCDRLGLDTITAGNLAGLSIEAARLGRIDSGPEYGDVDGIAQLIRDMAHRKGRGDLLAKGIRAVASEWGVEDIAVHVKGLEPAGYDPRVLKGMGLSYGTSDRGACHLRTTFYKPELAGMMDPEQIEGKAAMLAEWEDRLTIFDTLILCRFYRDLYPWEELSEVIEAVTGEHLETADMRRIAAHVSDGTRRFNIQEGWTPDDDHLPVGLTEKPLPETNATISRQQMQTMLDEYYRERGWNAQGVPRE; translated from the coding sequence ATGTTTGGACTGTATCATTCCTATCTGAATATTGATGTGGGTGCGCAGGCGGCAGACCGAAAGACCTATTCCCAGGAGCAGGCCCGCAGCTTTCTGGGAGGGAAGGGGTTGGGGACTGAGCTGCTTCTGAAGCAGAATCCTCCCCAGGTGGATCCTCTCACCCCGGACAACCGCCTCATTTTTGCCTGCGGGCCATTGTCCGGGACCAGGATCTGGGGGTCGGCCAGGTATGGGGTGTTCACCAAGTCTCCGCAGACCGGGATGTATTCCGAGTCGTATTCCGGCGGGACTGTGGCCGAATACATGGTCAAGACCGGGTACGACGCCTTTGTTTTTCATGGACGTTCGGAGTCGCTGTGCTGGATTGAGGTCTCGGATACAGGCGTCCACTTTCATCCGGCAGACGAGCTTGCCGGGAAGGACACCTTTGCCACCGAGGACTGGATCAAGGACTGGATACAGAACAACCGCCAGGATGCGGACGGATGCGGGGTGGTGGTTATCGGTCCGGCAGGGGAGAACCTGGTCAGCTGCGCGGTCATCGAGAACGATTACTGGCGAAGCGCCGGGCGAACCGGAGTGGGCGCAGTCATGGGGTCCAAGAATGTCAAGGCCATCGCCTTTCACGGCCGGACCAAGAAAGAGGTCGCCGATCCCCGGGCAGTCCAGGAGGCGGTCAAGAAGATGACCGCTGCATCCAAGGGAAATCCGGGTGTGAAGGCCTATAAGAACTTCGGAACTCCCATGATGGTTGATATGCTCAACGAAGCCAAGGCGTTTCCGTCCCGCTATTGGTCCCAGGGGGTGAGTCAACATTGGGAGCATATCAATGCAGCGGCTCATCAGGAGAAGTGCGAGGTCCGGGCCAGCGCATGTCCCAAATGCCTGATGGCCTGCGGCAAGGTCTCCACAGTCAAGGAAGGGCGACACAAGGGCCTGAAGCTCGAAGGGCCGGAGTATGAAACCATCTACGCCTTCGGCGGCCTGTGCGAGGTATCCAGTATAGAAGAGATAATCTATCTCAACGACCTCTGTGATCGCCTGGGGCTGGACACCATCACTGCCGGCAACCTGGCCGGGTTGAGCATTGAGGCTGCTCGCTTGGGGCGGATCGACAGCGGCCCGGAGTATGGAGATGTGGACGGTATTGCCCAGCTGATACGGGATATGGCCCACAGAAAGGGCAGGGGGGATCTCCTGGCCAAAGGGATACGGGCTGTTGCCTCCGAGTGGGGAGTAGAAGATATAGCCGTGCACGTCAAAGGCCTGGAGCCTGCGGGATACGATCCCAGGGTGCTCAAGGGTATGGGGCTGTCCTACGGGACCTCGGACCGCGGGGCCTGCCACCTCAGAACGACGTTCTATAAGCCGGAGCTGGCCGGGATGATGGACCCGGAGCAGATTGAAGGCAAAGCCGCTATGCTTGCCGAATGGGAAGACAGGCTGACCATCTTCGATACCTTGATCCTGTGCCGATTCTACCGGGATCTGTATCCATGGGAAGAGCTGTCCGAGGTTATTGAGGCGGTTACCGGAGAGCATCTGGAGACTGCCGATATGCGCCGGATTGCGGCCCATGTCAGCGATGGGACCCGGCGCTTTAATATCCAGGAAGGATGGACCCCTGACGACGACCACTTGCCTGTGGGCCTGACCGAGAAGCCGCTGCCGGAGACCAATGCCACGATCAGTCGCCAGCAGATGCAGACCATGCTCGATGAATACTACCGGGAGCGGGGCTGGAATGCGCAGGGGGTGCCCAGGGAATGA
- a CDS encoding iron-containing alcohol dehydrogenase, translating into MSHSTVFRTTKENIIGPGSIQSLGERILARGCRKPCIVTDPGLVQSGIVEQIEKLLLSSGLESIRFDQVEADPKYEIVNKVTAFLEENNADLVVGLGGGSSLDIAKISAAMVSNQGSVEDYFGIDLLARKGLDLILVPTTAGTGSEVTPIVILSDEKNKLKKGIVSSHLFPDLAILDPELTVGLPPHVTAATGMDALIHAVEAYTSVHATPMTDMFAKQAIELISNNLRTAFANGSNLQARNRMLEGSMLAGVAFANAGVTAVHAFAYPIGAEFHIPHGVANTIMLIPVMDFNIVGNLDKFAHLAEYLGQNTEGLNKRQAASSAVQAIRELAEDLQVPSRLRDFGVQESDVPGLAEGVMQVTRLLANNPRTMQLQDAEEIYRKAL; encoded by the coding sequence ATGTCTCATTCAACAGTCTTTAGGACCACAAAAGAAAATATCATCGGACCTGGATCCATCCAAAGCCTTGGAGAGCGGATTTTAGCCCGCGGATGCCGGAAGCCGTGTATCGTTACCGATCCGGGGCTGGTTCAAAGCGGGATTGTGGAGCAGATAGAAAAACTTCTTCTGAGCAGTGGCCTGGAGAGCATTCGCTTTGATCAAGTGGAGGCCGATCCGAAATACGAGATTGTCAACAAGGTGACTGCCTTTCTGGAGGAGAACAATGCGGATCTGGTTGTTGGATTGGGAGGCGGTTCTTCCCTGGATATAGCCAAGATTTCGGCGGCCATGGTCTCCAACCAAGGCAGCGTCGAGGATTACTTCGGGATTGATCTTCTGGCCCGCAAAGGCCTGGATCTCATTCTTGTGCCCACCACCGCTGGAACCGGTTCGGAAGTGACCCCAATCGTTATCCTTTCCGATGAAAAGAATAAGCTCAAGAAAGGTATTGTAAGCTCCCATCTTTTTCCTGACTTGGCAATTCTAGATCCAGAATTGACTGTGGGGCTTCCTCCTCATGTTACAGCTGCGACCGGCATGGATGCCTTAATCCATGCAGTGGAGGCCTATACCTCAGTCCATGCGACACCCATGACCGATATGTTCGCCAAGCAGGCAATAGAGCTTATTTCGAACAACTTGCGGACTGCCTTTGCCAACGGGAGTAATCTGCAGGCCAGGAATAGGATGCTTGAAGGCAGCATGCTGGCCGGCGTTGCCTTTGCAAACGCAGGGGTGACAGCAGTCCATGCCTTTGCCTATCCAATAGGAGCCGAGTTTCATATCCCGCACGGGGTGGCGAACACCATCATGCTGATACCGGTCATGGATTTCAATATTGTGGGCAATCTAGACAAATTTGCACATCTCGCTGAATACTTGGGGCAAAATACTGAAGGGCTGAATAAGCGGCAGGCAGCGAGTTCGGCGGTGCAAGCGATCAGAGAGCTGGCCGAGGACTTGCAGGTTCCATCCCGGTTGCGAGATTTCGGGGTGCAGGAGAGTGATGTCCCGGGATTAGCCGAAGGGGTCATGCAGGTGACGCGTTTGCTGGCCAATAATCCACGCACGATGCAGCTTCAGGATGCCGAAGAGATTTATAGAAAGGCCTTGTAA
- a CDS encoding SDR family oxidoreductase, whose amino-acid sequence MTHDWILVLGANSDMAKATARRFAQAGYNIYLASRNTEKLDKEVHHLELKYQIKAKARFFDALDFSSHAAFYAELDPKPAGVVLAFGMLGDQKQGQDDMQHAQKLIDTNYTGAVSILETIAADFERRRHGFIVGISSVAGDRGRQSNYIYGSAKAGLSVYLSGLRHRLFPAGVQVLTIKPGFVATKMTAGLDLPQKLAAKPGEVAERIYKGVTKKKNTIYVKPIWRLIMWIIIHLPEWVFKRTKL is encoded by the coding sequence ATGACCCACGATTGGATACTCGTACTCGGGGCGAATAGCGACATGGCCAAGGCCACGGCCCGGCGTTTCGCCCAGGCCGGTTACAATATCTACCTGGCCTCTAGGAATACGGAGAAATTGGACAAGGAAGTCCACCATCTGGAACTTAAATACCAGATCAAGGCCAAGGCCCGATTCTTCGATGCCCTGGACTTTTCTTCCCATGCTGCGTTTTACGCCGAGCTTGATCCCAAACCAGCCGGGGTTGTTCTGGCTTTCGGGATGCTGGGCGATCAAAAGCAAGGACAAGACGATATGCAGCACGCCCAGAAGCTCATCGACACCAATTACACTGGAGCGGTGAGTATCCTGGAAACCATTGCCGCCGATTTCGAGCGACGTAGGCACGGTTTTATCGTGGGCATATCCTCCGTGGCCGGGGATCGGGGCAGGCAAAGCAACTACATTTACGGCAGTGCCAAGGCTGGATTAAGTGTGTATCTTTCCGGGCTGCGCCACCGTTTGTTTCCGGCGGGGGTGCAGGTGCTCACGATCAAGCCCGGATTCGTGGCCACCAAGATGACCGCCGGACTGGATTTGCCGCAGAAATTAGCCGCCAAGCCCGGGGAAGTTGCCGAGCGGATTTACAAAGGCGTGACCAAAAAGAAAAATACGATCTACGTCAAGCCCATCTGGCGGCTGATCATGTGGATAATTATCCACCTGCCGGAATGGGTTTTCAAACGGACCAAGCTGTAG
- a CDS encoding FAD-binding oxidoreductase, whose product MHLTGWGRYPAVDAAPVAFPNPRALAQKLSEIGPLIAFGNGRSYGDSALAPQFLPCRQRDRFLDFDPETGLLTCEAGVLLAEIIETFLPQGWFLKVTPGTKLITVGGAIAADVHGKNHHVDGCFGDTVQSLTLMLGDGQVVRCSREENPELFRATCGGMGLTGIILEASFFLKAVPSNRIEQGTIKTTNLDETFAAFERYADWPYSVAWIDCLAKGKDLGRSLLMVGKFAPLGELTYRPRKTKTVPCDFPGFTLNSLSVRAFNALYYAKVRSRISMNFADVDSFFYPLDAINHWNRIYGRKGFVQYQFILPKAYSYAGLQEVLGTIAASGMGSFLAVLKLYGPSNGNPLSFPLEGYSLALDFKIEPGLFALLDRLDRIVLQHGGRIYLAKDARVSRETFEQGYPQIDHFRQLRSSMGLSDTFHSLQSQRLGL is encoded by the coding sequence ACAGGATGGGGCCGCTACCCGGCTGTAGACGCCGCCCCGGTAGCCTTTCCCAACCCGCGCGCCCTGGCGCAGAAGCTTTCTGAAATCGGCCCGCTGATCGCTTTTGGTAATGGCCGGAGCTACGGAGACAGCGCCCTTGCCCCGCAGTTTCTCCCCTGCCGGCAGCGGGACCGCTTTCTGGACTTTGATCCCGAAACGGGATTGCTCACCTGCGAGGCCGGGGTGCTCCTTGCAGAAATCATCGAAACGTTTTTGCCCCAAGGCTGGTTTCTCAAAGTCACCCCTGGCACGAAACTGATCACCGTGGGCGGAGCTATCGCCGCTGACGTACATGGCAAAAACCACCATGTGGACGGGTGTTTCGGAGACACGGTACAGAGTCTCACTCTGATGCTCGGCGACGGGCAGGTGGTGCGGTGTTCCAGGGAAGAAAACCCTGAGCTTTTCCGGGCTACATGCGGCGGCATGGGGCTGACAGGCATCATCCTGGAAGCAAGCTTTTTCCTGAAGGCGGTCCCTTCCAACCGCATTGAGCAGGGCACCATCAAGACCACGAACTTGGACGAAACCTTTGCCGCCTTCGAGCGCTACGCGGACTGGCCGTACTCCGTGGCCTGGATCGACTGCCTGGCCAAAGGCAAGGATCTCGGCCGCTCCCTGCTCATGGTGGGCAAGTTCGCGCCTTTGGGCGAACTGACCTACCGCCCCCGCAAAACGAAGACCGTGCCCTGCGACTTCCCCGGTTTCACCCTGAACAGCCTCAGCGTCCGGGCCTTCAACGCCCTGTACTACGCCAAGGTCCGCTCCCGCATCAGCATGAACTTTGCTGATGTGGATTCCTTTTTCTATCCCTTGGATGCCATCAACCATTGGAACCGCATTTACGGGCGCAAAGGGTTTGTCCAGTACCAGTTCATCCTGCCCAAGGCTTACAGCTATGCTGGTTTGCAGGAGGTGTTGGGGACAATCGCTGCCAGTGGCATGGGCAGCTTTCTGGCCGTGCTTAAGCTCTATGGTCCTTCCAACGGCAATCCCCTGTCCTTTCCCCTGGAAGGGTACAGCCTGGCCCTGGATTTTAAGATTGAGCCGGGGCTTTTCGCCCTGCTGGATCGGTTGGATCGCATCGTGCTGCAGCACGGCGGGCGGATCTATCTGGCTAAAGACGCCCGGGTTAGTCGTGAAACATTTGAGCAAGGATATCCCCAGATTGACCACTTCCGGCAGTTGCGCTCCTCAATGGGGCTGTCGGATACCTTCCATTCTCTTCAATCCCAAAGGCTCGGCTTATGA